The following are from one region of the Magallana gigas chromosome 6, xbMagGiga1.1, whole genome shotgun sequence genome:
- the LOC105344669 gene encoding probable methyltransferase-like protein 25 isoform X2 yields the protein MFLFLREIMNEKDKISSTNKITVELLAKHQWIHNFQVTKFFIEKPWNHIPEEEDWPESLKKFITTASEVALPRKISEENKSCCLDPQIKRGMNPKKQHEVSHMSALINDISVRTGCDVVIDVGSGLGYLGHVLTSVYGLKVIGLESKQSHTTGADKRLFSDTDDKIINVTFEMEDTPENRLEFKSLMKSCFQKFRKSECGKDMDCDGPKVSLSDSNLINHSATNILTQQKNTESEQCDACLAESNQTPIQTDSDRKSNEQGDGPNTTLTGNDVTKSDVYRCLLIGLHCCGDLTPAMLRVYSEADFVRGLCCVSCCYHRMVSQEGTYPHFPMSKELDTVMSKNRLTPSAPFLRLGAQETRARWKTKSEESHQSHVKAVAYRSLLELYAHQENVEFSKLFRRIATAGDFEDFDGYIEKTLSRCQFSSTHGKDSMRTKLKALYAEYHVYFQYVEVITVLQVIVQPLIERLIVQDRVLWLLENGHDSDMIPVFDDFISPRNIALCSNKLP from the exons atgtttttgtttttgcgTGAAATCATGAAcgaaaaagataaaatatcttCTACCAATAAGATAACAGTGGAGTTACTGGCTAAACACCAATGGATACACAACTTTCAGGTCACAAAGTTCTTCATTGAAAAGCCTTGGAATCATATTCCTGAAGAG GAAGATTGGCCAGAAAGTCTCAAGAAATTTATCACCACTGCATCGGAAGTGGCGCTGCCGAGAAAAATTTCAGAAGAAAATAAATCATGTTGTCTTGACCCTCAAATTAAACGAGGAATGAACCCTAAAAAACAACACGAAGTCAGCCACATGTCAGCACTTATTAATGACATATCGGTCAGGACAGGATGTGACGTGGTGATTGACGTAGGATCCGGTCTT GGATATCTCGGTCATGTGCTGACATCAGTCTATGGTCTAAAGGTGATTGGTTTAGAGAGTAAACAAAGTCACACAACAGGTGCAGACAAACGCTTGTTTTCAG ACACTGATGACAAAATCATAAACGTAACTTTTGAAATGGAAGACACACCAGAAAATAGATTGGAATTCAAAAGTTTGATGAAGTCGTGTTTTCAGAAGTTCAGAAAATCAGAATGTGGAAAAGACATGGACTGTGATGGCCCTAAAGTATCACTGTCTGATTCCAATTTGATAAATCATAGTGCTACTAATATTCTTACTCAACAAAAGAATACTGAAAGTGAACAATGTGATGCATGTCTAGCGGAATCAAATCAAACACCAATACAGACAGACAGTGATAGAAAAAGCAATGAACAGGGGGATGGGCCAAATACAACTTTAACCGGAAATGACGTCACTAAGAGTGACGTGTATCGGTGTCTTTTGATTGGTCTTCATTGTTGTGGTGATTTGACTCCTGCGATGCTCAGAGTTTATTCAGAAGCAGATTTTGTGCGAGGACTCTGTTGTGTTTCTTGTTGTTACCACAGAATGGTTTCTCAAG AGGGTACATATCCACATTTTCCTATGAGTAAAGAACTTGACACTGTGATGTCAAAGAATCGTTTGACACCGTCTGCGCCATTTCTGAGATTAGGAGCACAGGAGACAAG AGCTCGTTGGAAAACCAAGTCCGAAGAATCGCATCAGAGTCACGTCAAAGCCGTAGCATACCGGTCTCTTCTTGAGCTGTATGCCCACCAAG aaaacgTTGAATTCAGTAAGCTGTTTAGAAGAATAGCAACAGCAGGCGACTTTGAAGATTTTGATGGATACATAGAAAAAACCTTATCTCGCTGTCAGTtttcatctacacatg GGAAAGACTCTATGAGAACCAAATTAAAAGCCCTTTATGCAGAGTATCACGTGTATTTCCAGTATGTTGAAGTCATAACG GTCCTTCAAGTAATTGTGCAGCCTCTAATTGAGAGATTAATTGTTCAGGATCGCGTGTTGTGGCTATTGGAAAACGGACATGATTCCGATATGATTCCTGTGTTTGATGATTTTATATCTCCAAGAAATATAGCCCTGTGTTCTAATAAATTACcctga
- the LOC105344669 gene encoding methyltransferase-like protein 25B isoform X3: MFLFLREIMNEKDKISSTNKITVELLAKHQWIHNFQVTKFFIEKPWNHIPEEWKNVLTRLTTEELNSLPFGYSKEDWPESLKKFITTASEVALPRKISEENKSCCLDPQIKRGMNPKKQHEVSHMSALINDISVRTGCDVVIDVGSGLGYLGHVLTSVYGLKVIGLESKQSHTTGADKRLFSDTDDKIINVTFEMEDTPENRLEFKSLMKSCFQKFRKSECGKDMDCDGPKVSLSDSNLINHSATNILTQQKNTESEQCDACLAESNQTPIQTDSDRKSNEQGDGPNTTLTGNDVTKSDVYRCLLIGLHCCGDLTPAMLRVYSEADFVRGLCCVSCCYHRMVSQEGTYPHFPMSKELDTVMSKNRLTPSAPFLRLGAQETRARWKTKSEESHQSHVKAVAYRSLLELYAHQENVEFRKDSMRTKLKALYAEYHVYFQYVEVITVLQVIVQPLIERLIVQDRVLWLLENGHDSDMIPVFDDFISPRNIALCSNKLP, translated from the exons atgtttttgtttttgcgTGAAATCATGAAcgaaaaagataaaatatcttCTACCAATAAGATAACAGTGGAGTTACTGGCTAAACACCAATGGATACACAACTTTCAGGTCACAAAGTTCTTCATTGAAAAGCCTTGGAATCATATTCCTGAAGAG TGGAAGAACGTGTTGACAAGGTTAACAACAGAGGAACTGAATTCGCTGCCTTTTGGGTACTCAAAG GAAGATTGGCCAGAAAGTCTCAAGAAATTTATCACCACTGCATCGGAAGTGGCGCTGCCGAGAAAAATTTCAGAAGAAAATAAATCATGTTGTCTTGACCCTCAAATTAAACGAGGAATGAACCCTAAAAAACAACACGAAGTCAGCCACATGTCAGCACTTATTAATGACATATCGGTCAGGACAGGATGTGACGTGGTGATTGACGTAGGATCCGGTCTT GGATATCTCGGTCATGTGCTGACATCAGTCTATGGTCTAAAGGTGATTGGTTTAGAGAGTAAACAAAGTCACACAACAGGTGCAGACAAACGCTTGTTTTCAG ACACTGATGACAAAATCATAAACGTAACTTTTGAAATGGAAGACACACCAGAAAATAGATTGGAATTCAAAAGTTTGATGAAGTCGTGTTTTCAGAAGTTCAGAAAATCAGAATGTGGAAAAGACATGGACTGTGATGGCCCTAAAGTATCACTGTCTGATTCCAATTTGATAAATCATAGTGCTACTAATATTCTTACTCAACAAAAGAATACTGAAAGTGAACAATGTGATGCATGTCTAGCGGAATCAAATCAAACACCAATACAGACAGACAGTGATAGAAAAAGCAATGAACAGGGGGATGGGCCAAATACAACTTTAACCGGAAATGACGTCACTAAGAGTGACGTGTATCGGTGTCTTTTGATTGGTCTTCATTGTTGTGGTGATTTGACTCCTGCGATGCTCAGAGTTTATTCAGAAGCAGATTTTGTGCGAGGACTCTGTTGTGTTTCTTGTTGTTACCACAGAATGGTTTCTCAAG AGGGTACATATCCACATTTTCCTATGAGTAAAGAACTTGACACTGTGATGTCAAAGAATCGTTTGACACCGTCTGCGCCATTTCTGAGATTAGGAGCACAGGAGACAAG AGCTCGTTGGAAAACCAAGTCCGAAGAATCGCATCAGAGTCACGTCAAAGCCGTAGCATACCGGTCTCTTCTTGAGCTGTATGCCCACCAAG aaaacgTTGAATTCA GGAAAGACTCTATGAGAACCAAATTAAAAGCCCTTTATGCAGAGTATCACGTGTATTTCCAGTATGTTGAAGTCATAACG GTCCTTCAAGTAATTGTGCAGCCTCTAATTGAGAGATTAATTGTTCAGGATCGCGTGTTGTGGCTATTGGAAAACGGACATGATTCCGATATGATTCCTGTGTTTGATGATTTTATATCTCCAAGAAATATAGCCCTGTGTTCTAATAAATTACcctga
- the LOC105344669 gene encoding methyltransferase-like protein 25B isoform X1 has translation MFLFLREIMNEKDKISSTNKITVELLAKHQWIHNFQVTKFFIEKPWNHIPEEWKNVLTRLTTEELNSLPFGYSKEDWPESLKKFITTASEVALPRKISEENKSCCLDPQIKRGMNPKKQHEVSHMSALINDISVRTGCDVVIDVGSGLGYLGHVLTSVYGLKVIGLESKQSHTTGADKRLFSDTDDKIINVTFEMEDTPENRLEFKSLMKSCFQKFRKSECGKDMDCDGPKVSLSDSNLINHSATNILTQQKNTESEQCDACLAESNQTPIQTDSDRKSNEQGDGPNTTLTGNDVTKSDVYRCLLIGLHCCGDLTPAMLRVYSEADFVRGLCCVSCCYHRMVSQEGTYPHFPMSKELDTVMSKNRLTPSAPFLRLGAQETRARWKTKSEESHQSHVKAVAYRSLLELYAHQENVEFSKLFRRIATAGDFEDFDGYIEKTLSRCQFSSTHGKDSMRTKLKALYAEYHVYFQYVEVITVLQVIVQPLIERLIVQDRVLWLLENGHDSDMIPVFDDFISPRNIALCSNKLP, from the exons atgtttttgtttttgcgTGAAATCATGAAcgaaaaagataaaatatcttCTACCAATAAGATAACAGTGGAGTTACTGGCTAAACACCAATGGATACACAACTTTCAGGTCACAAAGTTCTTCATTGAAAAGCCTTGGAATCATATTCCTGAAGAG TGGAAGAACGTGTTGACAAGGTTAACAACAGAGGAACTGAATTCGCTGCCTTTTGGGTACTCAAAG GAAGATTGGCCAGAAAGTCTCAAGAAATTTATCACCACTGCATCGGAAGTGGCGCTGCCGAGAAAAATTTCAGAAGAAAATAAATCATGTTGTCTTGACCCTCAAATTAAACGAGGAATGAACCCTAAAAAACAACACGAAGTCAGCCACATGTCAGCACTTATTAATGACATATCGGTCAGGACAGGATGTGACGTGGTGATTGACGTAGGATCCGGTCTT GGATATCTCGGTCATGTGCTGACATCAGTCTATGGTCTAAAGGTGATTGGTTTAGAGAGTAAACAAAGTCACACAACAGGTGCAGACAAACGCTTGTTTTCAG ACACTGATGACAAAATCATAAACGTAACTTTTGAAATGGAAGACACACCAGAAAATAGATTGGAATTCAAAAGTTTGATGAAGTCGTGTTTTCAGAAGTTCAGAAAATCAGAATGTGGAAAAGACATGGACTGTGATGGCCCTAAAGTATCACTGTCTGATTCCAATTTGATAAATCATAGTGCTACTAATATTCTTACTCAACAAAAGAATACTGAAAGTGAACAATGTGATGCATGTCTAGCGGAATCAAATCAAACACCAATACAGACAGACAGTGATAGAAAAAGCAATGAACAGGGGGATGGGCCAAATACAACTTTAACCGGAAATGACGTCACTAAGAGTGACGTGTATCGGTGTCTTTTGATTGGTCTTCATTGTTGTGGTGATTTGACTCCTGCGATGCTCAGAGTTTATTCAGAAGCAGATTTTGTGCGAGGACTCTGTTGTGTTTCTTGTTGTTACCACAGAATGGTTTCTCAAG AGGGTACATATCCACATTTTCCTATGAGTAAAGAACTTGACACTGTGATGTCAAAGAATCGTTTGACACCGTCTGCGCCATTTCTGAGATTAGGAGCACAGGAGACAAG AGCTCGTTGGAAAACCAAGTCCGAAGAATCGCATCAGAGTCACGTCAAAGCCGTAGCATACCGGTCTCTTCTTGAGCTGTATGCCCACCAAG aaaacgTTGAATTCAGTAAGCTGTTTAGAAGAATAGCAACAGCAGGCGACTTTGAAGATTTTGATGGATACATAGAAAAAACCTTATCTCGCTGTCAGTtttcatctacacatg GGAAAGACTCTATGAGAACCAAATTAAAAGCCCTTTATGCAGAGTATCACGTGTATTTCCAGTATGTTGAAGTCATAACG GTCCTTCAAGTAATTGTGCAGCCTCTAATTGAGAGATTAATTGTTCAGGATCGCGTGTTGTGGCTATTGGAAAACGGACATGATTCCGATATGATTCCTGTGTTTGATGATTTTATATCTCCAAGAAATATAGCCCTGTGTTCTAATAAATTACcctga